A stretch of DNA from Bacillus sp. FJAT-45350:
CAATTATGGAGCCGAAAGAGCTTTTTATTATTAAAAAGTTTGAAAAGGCACTCAATATTAAGATTGAAGAACGTCGATTAGAATACGGAAATCTTATTTCTGAAAATTCACCTAAGAATATTCAAACTAGAAAAAAGAAAAGCTAATTATGTTGTCACAAGTATAGATTCCTCTATTTGAGGAAATTTGTTGCAAAAGCGTCAACTAAAAGGTTTTACTTTATAAATGAAGGTATGGTAAACTTAAAAGGTTAAAAAATTGTTAGGAGATGTTTTTATGGTAGCGAATTATGAAGTAGGAAGTATTGTTGAAGGTAAAGTAACAGGAATCAAACCATTTGGTGCATTCGTTGCATTAGATGAGAAAAAACAAGGTTTAGTTCATATTTCGGAGGTGGCTCACGGTTTTGTTAAGGACATCAATGATGTCTTAACTGTAGGAGATGAAGTTAAGGTTAAAATTATTTCTGTAGAGGAAAATACAGGAAAAATCTCTCTATCTATTCGTGCAACACAACCAGCACCAGAGAAAAAAGAGCGTCCAGAACGCCCGAAACAACAAGCTCGTCCACAAGCTGCTAAA
This window harbors:
- the yugI gene encoding S1 domain-containing post-transcriptional regulator GSP13; its protein translation is MVANYEVGSIVEGKVTGIKPFGAFVALDEKKQGLVHISEVAHGFVKDINDVLTVGDEVKVKIISVEENTGKISLSIRATQPAPEKKERPERPKQQARPQAAKKPVETKGFNTLEDKLKQWVKQSNEIQADLNKRARK